In one Corallococcus sp. EGB genomic region, the following are encoded:
- a CDS encoding efflux RND transporter periplasmic adaptor subunit has translation MERTEETTGRRARRAGRRLGAVWAVVWLAGACARRSEDAAAPTTPAVVSLGPENVVRVAPMKLETGPVISGTLQARRLASVRAEVGGSILDVMADQGQTVKEGQLLARVEEGTLREQVQAASSTVRVARNALQVAKGDEQRNQILVKKGVITRRDFERTQLARTQAEGQLADAQARLKLAQDQLERTKVTAPFNGVVSERQVHAGDIVQPGAPLFTVVDPATLRLEASVPAAQLGQVQVGTTVDFRVNGYVGRAFRGQVERINPAVDPATGQVRIYVSIPNTEQVLLAGLFAEGRVASQSKEALAVPVDSLDTRQEPPTVQRISNGKVEEVAVTVGLRDDVAQTVEVTSGLKAGDVVLLGSARDLTNGTPVKLTAAPEGPKKQRPAAPPEAQQGVGGAGNTSGAPARAPAAAGARTPPAQAPAK, from the coding sequence GTGGAACGCACCGAAGAGACAACGGGCCGTCGTGCCCGGCGCGCGGGGAGGAGGCTGGGCGCCGTGTGGGCCGTCGTCTGGTTGGCCGGCGCCTGCGCACGGCGCTCCGAGGACGCCGCCGCCCCCACGACGCCCGCCGTGGTGTCGCTGGGGCCGGAGAACGTGGTGCGCGTGGCGCCGATGAAGCTGGAGACCGGCCCCGTCATCTCCGGGACGTTGCAGGCGCGGCGGCTGGCCAGCGTCCGCGCGGAGGTGGGGGGCAGCATCCTGGACGTGATGGCGGACCAGGGGCAGACGGTGAAGGAGGGGCAGCTGCTGGCGCGCGTGGAGGAGGGCACGCTGCGCGAGCAGGTGCAGGCGGCCAGCTCCACGGTGCGCGTGGCGCGCAATGCCTTGCAGGTGGCCAAGGGGGATGAGCAGCGCAATCAAATCCTCGTCAAGAAGGGCGTCATCACCCGCCGCGACTTCGAGCGCACGCAGCTCGCTCGGACGCAGGCGGAAGGACAGCTGGCGGACGCGCAGGCGCGGCTGAAGCTGGCGCAGGACCAGCTGGAGCGCACGAAGGTGACCGCGCCCTTCAATGGCGTGGTGAGCGAGCGGCAGGTGCACGCGGGCGACATCGTCCAGCCGGGCGCGCCCCTGTTCACGGTGGTGGATCCCGCCACGCTGCGGCTGGAGGCCTCCGTGCCCGCGGCGCAGCTGGGCCAGGTGCAGGTGGGCACGACCGTGGACTTCCGAGTGAACGGCTACGTGGGCCGCGCCTTCCGGGGACAGGTGGAGCGCATCAACCCGGCGGTGGACCCCGCCACGGGGCAGGTGCGCATCTACGTGAGCATCCCCAACACCGAACAGGTGCTCCTGGCCGGCCTGTTCGCCGAGGGGCGCGTGGCGTCCCAGTCGAAGGAGGCGCTGGCGGTGCCGGTGGACTCGCTGGACACGCGCCAGGAGCCGCCCACCGTGCAGCGCATCTCCAACGGCAAGGTGGAGGAGGTGGCGGTGACGGTGGGGCTGCGGGACGACGTGGCGCAGACCGTGGAGGTGACGTCGGGGTTGAAGGCCGGGGACGTGGTGCTGCTCGGATCCGCGCGCGACCTGACGAACGGCACGCCGGTGAAGCTCACCGCCGCGCCGGAAGGCCCGAAGAAGCAGCGGCCCGCGGCTCCGCCGGAGGCCCAACAGGGCGTGGGCGGCGCGGGCAATACCTCCGGCGCGCCCGCGCGGGCACCGGCGGCGGCCGGGGCTCGCACGCCCCCGGCCCAGGCTCCCGCGAAGTAG
- a CDS encoding SUMF1/EgtB/PvdO family nonheme iron enzyme, with amino-acid sequence MGSPASSPPPDAWTPPEEFDEYRIVRPLGRGRTGRVYLAHDTLLERPVAVKFIPALGSNALARFLVEARAAARIQHPNVVTLYRVGQLEEQPYLISEFIRGVSLDRLARPVPWERALGIGRDLARGLGAAHRRGVLHRDIKPGNAVLTESGEVKLLDFGLAKLLDRAEAGEPAPARAPLPPPELPSDWDPESSPALGARSLDGVFLPSLPRGALVGTPYYMSPEAWAGEELTARSDVYSLGVVLYELCAGRGPFRDVPWRELSEAVRTRDVRPLLEVAPSVDPGFAAAIDKCLQRDPAQRHASAAQLLDALEALTREETPTAVPEGNPYRGLQAFEAEHRALFFGRRREQRAVLERLKAEAFLLMTGDSGVGKSSLCLAGILPAVADGALEDGRRWRTVRLVPGRRPVSALAVALAPVLEVDEAPLAETLRQDPTSLGRRLRAKLGTQGGLLVYMDQLEELVTLSPPEEAALAGAALGSLTEAAGGLRLLATGRSDFLTRLTAVPGLGPEVPHALYLLRALTPEETREAIVGPARVKGVRFESEAVVDALVASTAASDGGLPLLQFALAELWDARDESRGVMTQAALDSLGGVSGALARHADAAVARLLPDQRSAARGVMLRLVTADGTRARKTDRELVGDDPRYRAALEALVRARLLVAREGEGGTAYELAHEALLTGWATLARWLVEAGERREVQARLEAAAAQWERLGHARESLWGPRQLAETALLEPSELTQREQSFLSTSRRTGVRSRRLKVGLALGFLASLGLVYAGLQWRDRRILDARVRGELAAAGLELDSVRHERDALQAERAEAFQLYDTGHKADGDRSWAKVAGHAGQLSHHFDAVADRLERALALAPTRTDVRDALADFLYERALWAESEREPVLPALLQRLRLYDTDGVRWSRWNMPAHLTLQVDAPGASAELRPVSREATGPEAVGEPLPSPGALPWTGLSVPPGGYQLTVRAPGYEESVQPLLLTRGESRHVVLPLVRAGALPPGFVYVPPGDVRFGSAAESSVRDFFNATPLHTVPVQGFLIARHETTYADWLQFLAALSPEQRAARQPRVGTGGYAGGLALEPDGTGWRLRFQPGGVRYTARTGEPVRYARRSQRTEQDWRQFPVSGISFADAEAYVTWLSTSGRVPGARLCSELEWERAARGVDGREYPHGNRLGADEANVDITYGKDPGGFGPDVVGSHPASRSPFGADDMAGNVWEWTRSWLEPGRPVARGGSFTFNVTSARSSNRELPEASLRDVTVGLRVCADAPVTGG; translated from the coding sequence GTGGGCTCTCCCGCCTCGTCCCCTCCACCCGACGCGTGGACTCCTCCCGAGGAGTTCGATGAGTACCGCATCGTGCGGCCGCTCGGACGGGGGCGTACGGGCCGGGTGTACCTGGCGCACGACACGCTCCTGGAGCGCCCGGTCGCGGTGAAGTTCATCCCGGCGCTGGGCTCCAACGCGCTGGCGCGCTTCCTGGTGGAGGCCCGCGCCGCGGCCCGCATCCAGCACCCCAACGTCGTCACCTTGTACCGGGTGGGACAGCTGGAGGAGCAGCCGTACCTCATCTCGGAGTTCATCCGGGGCGTCAGCCTGGATCGGCTGGCCCGGCCGGTGCCCTGGGAGCGCGCGCTGGGCATCGGGCGGGACCTGGCCCGGGGGCTGGGCGCCGCGCACCGCCGGGGCGTGCTCCACCGCGACATCAAGCCGGGCAACGCCGTCCTCACGGAGAGCGGCGAGGTGAAGCTGCTCGACTTCGGTCTGGCCAAGCTGCTCGACCGCGCCGAGGCCGGCGAGCCCGCTCCGGCGCGCGCGCCGCTGCCGCCGCCGGAGCTGCCCTCGGACTGGGACCCCGAGTCCAGCCCCGCCCTGGGGGCGCGCTCGCTGGATGGCGTCTTCCTGCCCTCGCTGCCGCGCGGCGCGCTGGTGGGCACGCCCTACTACATGTCCCCGGAGGCCTGGGCCGGCGAGGAGCTCACCGCCCGCAGCGACGTGTACTCGCTGGGCGTCGTGCTCTACGAGCTGTGCGCGGGCAGGGGCCCCTTCCGCGACGTGCCCTGGCGCGAGCTGTCCGAGGCTGTGCGCACCCGCGACGTGCGCCCCCTCCTGGAGGTGGCCCCGTCGGTGGACCCGGGCTTCGCCGCCGCCATCGACAAGTGCCTCCAGCGAGATCCGGCCCAGCGCCACGCGTCCGCCGCGCAGCTGCTCGACGCGCTGGAGGCGCTCACGCGCGAGGAGACGCCGACCGCCGTTCCGGAAGGCAATCCGTACCGCGGCCTCCAGGCCTTCGAGGCCGAGCACCGCGCCCTCTTCTTTGGCCGACGCCGAGAGCAGCGCGCCGTGCTGGAGCGGCTCAAGGCGGAGGCCTTCCTGCTGATGACGGGCGACTCCGGCGTGGGCAAGTCGTCCCTGTGCCTCGCGGGCATCCTCCCCGCCGTGGCGGACGGCGCGCTGGAGGACGGCCGGCGCTGGCGCACCGTGCGGCTGGTGCCCGGGCGCAGGCCCGTGTCCGCGCTGGCCGTGGCGCTCGCGCCGGTGCTGGAGGTGGACGAGGCGCCGCTCGCGGAGACGCTGCGCCAGGACCCCACGTCGCTCGGCCGCCGGCTGCGCGCGAAGCTGGGCACGCAGGGCGGGCTGCTCGTCTACATGGACCAGCTGGAGGAGCTGGTCACGCTGTCCCCGCCGGAGGAGGCCGCGCTCGCGGGCGCCGCGCTGGGGTCGCTCACGGAGGCCGCGGGGGGCTTGAGGCTGCTCGCCACCGGCCGCAGCGACTTCCTCACCCGCCTCACCGCCGTGCCCGGCCTGGGCCCGGAGGTGCCGCACGCGCTGTACCTCCTGCGCGCGCTCACCCCGGAGGAGACGCGCGAGGCCATCGTCGGCCCCGCCCGCGTGAAGGGCGTGCGCTTCGAGTCCGAGGCCGTGGTGGACGCGCTCGTCGCCTCCACGGCGGCGTCCGACGGCGGCCTGCCGCTGCTCCAGTTCGCGCTCGCGGAGCTGTGGGACGCGCGCGACGAGTCCCGGGGCGTGATGACCCAGGCGGCGCTGGACTCGCTGGGCGGTGTGTCCGGCGCGCTCGCCCGGCATGCCGACGCCGCGGTGGCGCGGCTGCTGCCGGATCAGCGCTCGGCGGCGCGCGGGGTGATGCTGCGCCTGGTGACGGCGGACGGCACCCGCGCTCGCAAGACGGACCGCGAGCTCGTGGGCGACGACCCCCGCTACCGCGCCGCGCTCGAGGCCCTGGTGCGCGCGCGCCTGCTCGTGGCCCGCGAAGGGGAGGGCGGCACCGCGTACGAGCTGGCCCACGAGGCGCTGCTCACCGGGTGGGCCACGCTGGCGCGCTGGCTGGTGGAGGCGGGCGAGCGCCGCGAGGTGCAGGCCCGGCTGGAGGCCGCCGCCGCGCAGTGGGAGCGCCTGGGCCACGCGCGCGAGTCGCTCTGGGGCCCGCGCCAGTTGGCGGAGACCGCGCTCCTGGAGCCCTCCGAGCTCACCCAGCGCGAGCAGTCCTTCCTCAGCACCTCGCGCCGCACCGGGGTGCGCAGCCGCCGGCTGAAGGTGGGCCTGGCGCTGGGCTTCCTCGCGTCGCTGGGGCTCGTGTACGCGGGCCTCCAGTGGCGCGACCGCCGCATCCTCGACGCGCGCGTGCGCGGCGAGCTGGCCGCGGCGGGGCTGGAGCTGGACTCCGTGCGCCATGAACGCGACGCGCTCCAGGCCGAGCGCGCGGAGGCCTTCCAGCTCTACGACACCGGCCACAAGGCGGACGGCGACCGGAGCTGGGCGAAGGTGGCTGGACACGCCGGACAGCTGTCCCACCACTTCGACGCCGTGGCGGACCGGCTGGAGCGCGCGCTGGCGCTGGCCCCCACCCGCACCGACGTGCGCGACGCGCTGGCGGACTTCCTCTACGAGCGCGCCCTGTGGGCCGAAAGCGAGCGTGAGCCCGTGCTGCCCGCGCTGCTCCAGCGCCTGCGCCTCTACGACACCGACGGCGTGCGCTGGAGCCGCTGGAACATGCCCGCGCACCTGACCCTCCAGGTGGACGCGCCCGGGGCCTCCGCGGAGCTGCGCCCCGTGTCGCGCGAGGCCACGGGGCCGGAGGCCGTGGGCGAGCCCCTGCCTTCCCCGGGCGCGCTCCCGTGGACCGGCCTCAGCGTGCCTCCGGGAGGCTACCAGCTCACCGTGCGCGCCCCGGGCTACGAGGAGTCGGTGCAGCCGCTGCTCCTGACGCGCGGGGAGTCGCGGCACGTCGTCCTGCCGCTCGTCCGAGCAGGGGCGCTCCCGCCGGGGTTCGTGTACGTGCCTCCGGGGGACGTGCGCTTCGGCAGCGCCGCCGAGTCCAGCGTGCGCGACTTCTTCAACGCCACCCCGCTGCACACGGTGCCCGTGCAGGGCTTCCTCATCGCCCGCCACGAGACGACGTACGCGGACTGGCTCCAATTCCTCGCGGCCCTGTCCCCGGAGCAGCGCGCCGCGCGCCAGCCCCGCGTGGGCACGGGCGGCTACGCCGGTGGCCTGGCGCTGGAGCCGGACGGCACCGGCTGGCGGCTGCGCTTCCAACCCGGCGGCGTGCGCTACACGGCGCGGACGGGCGAGCCCGTGCGGTACGCCCGGCGCTCGCAGCGCACGGAGCAGGACTGGCGCCAGTTCCCCGTCAGCGGCATCAGCTTCGCGGACGCGGAGGCCTACGTGACGTGGCTGTCCACGTCCGGCCGGGTGCCGGGGGCGCGGCTGTGCTCGGAGCTGGAGTGGGAGCGCGCCGCGCGCGGCGTGGACGGCCGCGAGTACCCCCACGGCAACCGGCTGGGCGCGGACGAAGCCAACGTGGACATCACCTACGGCAAGGACCCCGGCGGCTTCGGCCCGGACGTCGTGGGCAGCCACCCCGCGTCCCGCAGCCCCTTCGGCGCGGACGACATGGCCGGCAACGTGTGGGAGTGGACCCGCTCGTGGCTGGAGCCCGGCCGGCCCGTGGCCCGCGGGGGCAGCTTCACCTTCAACGTGACGAGCGCGCGGTCCTCCAACCGCGAGCTGCCCGAGGCCTCACTGCGCGACGTCACCGTGGGCCTGCGCGTCTGCGCGGACGCGCCCGTGACCGGCGGTTGA
- a CDS encoding ADYC domain-containing protein, protein MRTLQRVVAACLAVVAVGCGTESSEPEAPSLRTQVAELVSPNGRNLNGRNLNGRNLNNSELGGMLVSVAYAGAHSAFGRPLTNVRLQGSAFEGTEGTTPVSGEAFVGARFVGKLGDGSTLPLRVDSITQGSGADSDLWSYQVSYQGSDGSWRPVCQDANGGALSAIAVAGRWNYLQGVAGGGEKIEDATAFTFACEGAAIAKCMHFGYKPWATAANGESLAGHHQACTRMVRADFCGDGASHTVDGQWVNLYDGVGVQADTESWSVEAEWNESGARCFTSETRAHAPVTCSGLNPIPDCGDTSHFESGTRLISESPYGAGGL, encoded by the coding sequence ATGAGGACGTTGCAGCGAGTGGTCGCGGCGTGTCTCGCCGTCGTGGCGGTGGGCTGTGGCACGGAATCGTCGGAGCCCGAGGCTCCCTCCCTGCGCACGCAGGTGGCGGAGCTCGTGTCTCCCAATGGGCGCAACCTCAATGGACGCAACCTCAACGGCCGCAACCTGAACAACAGCGAGCTGGGCGGCATGCTGGTGTCCGTGGCGTACGCGGGCGCGCACTCCGCCTTCGGCAGGCCGCTGACCAATGTGCGGCTGCAGGGCTCGGCCTTCGAGGGCACGGAAGGCACCACCCCCGTGTCGGGCGAGGCCTTCGTCGGGGCGCGCTTCGTCGGCAAGCTGGGCGACGGAAGCACCCTGCCGCTGCGCGTGGACAGCATCACCCAGGGCAGCGGCGCCGACAGCGACCTGTGGTCCTACCAGGTCTCCTACCAGGGCTCCGACGGCAGCTGGCGCCCCGTGTGCCAGGACGCCAACGGCGGGGCGCTCTCCGCCATCGCCGTGGCCGGCCGCTGGAACTACCTCCAGGGGGTCGCGGGGGGCGGCGAGAAGATTGAAGACGCCACCGCCTTCACCTTCGCCTGCGAGGGCGCCGCCATCGCGAAGTGCATGCACTTCGGCTACAAGCCCTGGGCCACCGCCGCCAACGGCGAGAGCCTCGCGGGCCACCACCAGGCCTGCACCCGCATGGTGCGCGCGGACTTCTGCGGCGACGGCGCGTCGCACACCGTGGACGGCCAGTGGGTCAACCTCTACGACGGCGTGGGCGTCCAGGCGGACACCGAGTCCTGGAGCGTGGAGGCCGAGTGGAACGAGTCCGGCGCGCGCTGCTTCACCTCGGAGACCCGCGCCCACGCGCCCGTGACGTGCTCGGGCCTCAACCCCATCCCCGACTGTGGTGACACCAGCCACTTCGAGTCCGGCACCCGCCTCATCAGCGAGTCGCCCTACGGGGCCGGCGGCCTGTAG
- a CDS encoding response regulator, protein MKNAVLTSPEGEPTASGGPAPVNSKQRVLVVDDFDDAREMYAEYLEFCGFEVDTAKNGLEAVEKAQEGEPDIILMDLSLPVMDGWEATRRIKQDTRTRDIPVMALTGHVLAGNAEHALSVGADEFVAKPCLPQDLENKIRNMLKPSKAKPRSGQE, encoded by the coding sequence ATGAAGAACGCGGTCCTGACATCTCCAGAGGGTGAGCCAACCGCGAGCGGTGGGCCCGCTCCCGTGAACTCCAAGCAGCGCGTCCTCGTCGTCGACGACTTCGACGACGCCCGCGAGATGTACGCCGAATACCTGGAATTCTGCGGGTTTGAGGTGGACACCGCCAAGAACGGCCTGGAGGCCGTGGAGAAGGCCCAGGAGGGTGAGCCGGACATCATCCTCATGGACCTGTCCCTCCCCGTCATGGATGGCTGGGAGGCGACGCGGCGCATCAAGCAGGACACCCGCACCCGCGACATCCCCGTGATGGCCCTCACCGGCCACGTGCTCGCCGGCAACGCCGAGCACGCCCTGTCCGTGGGCGCCGACGAGTTCGTCGCCAAGCCCTGCCTGCCCCAGGACCTGGAGAACAAGATCCGCAACATGCTCAAACCCAGCAAGGCGAAGCCGCGCTCGGGTCAGGAGTAA